Genomic window (Marmota flaviventris isolate mMarFla1 chromosome X, mMarFla1.hap1, whole genome shotgun sequence):
TAAAATTTGTTTACCTCAGAACAAGGGTCATGGACCCAGCTGAGTCAACTTTCTGGGGATTTTCATTCTCTGTTCTGGTGCTATGGTCTATTGTCTTGGATCATTAAGAGGTGACTAAATGACCCATGTAAATGGAAGTATTTAAAGAGAGGCTTGTTGCCCACTGATTTTCAGACATCTGGGATGTATTTGGATCAAATCAGTGGCCCCCAAATGATGGTTCAAGGACAAATGCTGGGCTGGCTATATCAGAATCATatggggagcttttaaaaaatgagttttggGCCCTACCCCAAacatactgaatcagaatctctggaggaAACACCAggaaaactataattaaaaaaatcttccccACATTAGTCTGAGGATATGTGAAGTTTGTGAAATTATAGTCTATATTAGAGATTCTCAAATGTTAATGTGCAGAAGAATCACCTGGGGGTACtcgttaaaaatgcagattctgattctgaAGATCAAAGGAGGAACCTGAGACTCTTCTGAATCTCTAACAAGCTCCCATGTGATATTGATTCATAGATTTGGAAGAACAAGGGGCTAGATTATTTCTGAGGTTCCTTCTACCTATACTTTCCTGTAGAAAGAAAGTGCCTTGTAGAATCTGTAGCATATTACCCTCACTCACATAAAAAACTTTCCATTTAAacagatatatatacacaaagtattgttaactatagtctCCATGTTATACAATACATCCACAAACATATTAATTTTGTAATTGAAAATTtataccctttgaccaacatatataaatatgttatatatatatatatatatatatatatatatatatatatatatagtttaaataaatatatatatatgttatatatatatatagtttaaataaatatatatatagtttaaatatatatatatagtttaaatatatatatatatagtttaaatatatatatatatatatatatatatatatatatatatatatattctttgtataggatttttcttttttataaaaatgtgccAGACAATAATTAACTTGTTTTCTTTCACTTGCAGCTCTGCCTGTTTCTCACTTAGCTTTCAACACATATCTGAAAATGTCCCAGAAAACTAATTGTCCAAGTTAATCATCGTGGAAAGTGGGTGACCCATTGTACACAAATGCGAACCTTTCTTCTGCGtgagccaaaaaagaaaagcagcctGCCAAACACCTGTAAAAAGATGGCTATCATCATATGGGAATTTGAAGATCTGTTATATGGCACAGTCATGatccaaatgggaaaaaaaacaactgtcATGATGTCCTAGGAGGCTTTACAATaaacaacagaagaaaattataaCGGTTTTCCATCTGTGCTTGCAAACTAGACTTCCATGTAGTTACTCCAGATAAATCCAAGGAAATTGTGCAGATAATTCTTTGAAAAGTCCCCAAATCATACATAGAGGCTAACATATGtggcaaaaagaaaattattttatgctGTTTCTTCAACCCATTTACAATCCATATTTTAGAAAGAACAGGATTTAATCAATTGTGAATTTAGGTTTTAAATCACCATCAAACAAAACAGTTTCTCCAGAAAGAATCATGCTTGCTAATGACACATGTAACAGGACAAATGGAGACAACACAGATTTTCGGTACTTCATCTATGCAGTGACATACACTGTCATTCTTGTGCCAGGTCTTATAGGGAACATATTAGCCTTGTGGGTATTTTATGGTtatatgaaagaaacaaaacGGGCTGTAATATTTATGATAAACTTAGCCATTGCTGACCTATTACAAGTTCTTTCCCTACCACTGAGGATATTTTATTACTTGAACCATGACTGGCCATTTGGACCTGGCCTCTGTATGTTCTGTTTCTACCTAAAGTATGTCAATATGTATGCGAGCATCTACTTCTTGGTTTGCATCAGTGTGCGAAGATTTTGGTTTCTCATGTACCCATTTCGCTTTAATGACTGCAAACAGAAATATGACTTATATATCAGTATTGCTGGCTGGCTGATCATCTGCCTTGCCTGTCTACTATTCCCACTCCTCAGAACCAGTGATGACACCCCAGGCAACAGAACCAAATGTTTCGTGGACCTTCCTACCAGGAATGTCAATCTGGCCCAGTCTGTTGCCATGATGACTGTTGGAGAATTGGTTGGGTTTATTACTCCTCTTCTGATTGTCCTGTATTGTTCCTGGAAGACAGCTTTATCACTGCAAGATAAGTATCCTGTTGCTCAAGACcttggagagaaaaagaaagccttGAAGATGATTCTAACTTGTGCAGGGGTATTTCTAATTTGCTTTGCACCTTATCACTTCAGTTTTCCTTTAGATTTCCTGGTCAAGTCCAATGAAATTAAAAGCTGCCTAGCCAGaagagtgattttaatttttcattctgtgGCTTTGTGTCTTGCTAGTCTAAATTCCTGCCTTGACCCAGTCATATACTATTTCACCACTAATGAGTTCAGAAGACGTCTTTCAAGACAAGATTTACATGATAGCATCCAACTCCATACAAAATCCTTTGTGAGTAACCATACCAATTCTACCATAGCAACTGAATTATGCTAAATAACAAATGGAATGAGGCCTGGAGAGCAAGTACATCAGAATACATTTGCAATTCCCCAAGCTACAGGGAAGTACTCACAGGAAGCATTCATAACTTTTCAGTTGTATTCTCTTACCTGTATGGGGAATTCACATTTTCATGGTAGTAACTATTTGCAGCATTACGTTCCACAATCATTGATGTTGACCTGTCCATGTAGTAAtttctcatcaggtcttttaaGACTGAAactaaactataaaattttaatgacattctGTACATATATGCTCTCATCTAGAGTCAATGACTTTATCTGTGAACCTAAGTTGCAATGAGATTACTAGCTTGGGGCTACCTTAAACACCTGAGATTATTACTACAAATATTGAGTCTCTATATTCAGAGGAAGTGCAGTTATCTATTTATAATAGTAATCACATTTTACATTCCAACAACATAATTTTGGTTGTATTTTAAATAGGGTGGATATATTACTCTgtgtaaacaaaattttataaacattgacTCGCTTTTATCTTCCATGTGTGTGATTGGATTCCAAGGTTTAAAGACACAAATAGCTATTTTCTTCATTCAATGTCAACTTGAAACATCATTTGTTACATCTCTTCAGTGAATCAAAATCTGAACTCAGGACTCTGGTATGTTTTAACTAATAACAACCACATCTACATAAAATAACTCTTTGTGATTGTATATGATGCCACCTTGAATCTATCCAGGGCAGATAGTTTGCCAAAGACAATCCAAGGTGACCCAAATGACCTATAGGCCCAGGAGAAAGCAGAAAGGAACTAATCACAGTTCCGTCTCTCAAACTATTTCCAATGAACATCTCTGGAAATGTATGAAGATGCACAATAGAGGGAATCTTCATCATGTTTCTAGAGTTACATTGAGGTAACTCTGATAGTTAACTGCACTTACTGATCATATGGAAGAAATAGGGCACTAATTAATCACTAAGTTTAGGCTAGAATGGAAAGATGAAACAAAGTTAACTATGCCTCTTAAAAACATCATCACATTATGTTTTTTATTCCAGGCTAGGTGTTATCTGTAAATCCATCTACACAAGCCAGAGTAGAGTTTGGAGGCAGTCATGTGGATCATTTTTCTTGTTCAGCTTTGCCCCAGCCATATCAATCTGAAAGCCTGCACAGCTCACATCCCAGCAAATGGGGAAGGCAATTCTTTCATCTGTTGAAAAAAGTGTGGAAGATAATTTTGGCATCTTTGGACACACCTTACAATTGCTTTGTCTGTTACCTGTTTGGTACTATTATGGAGGACAAACCTAGGATATGAGTAGTAATTAAACCTGAGGTCATAAATATTAGCATGTTTTACAACATGATTTAGCAAAAagctctaactttaaaaaaatgttctatcTAAAATTGGTGTCCTGTAATGAAGACACATTCTACTTTTCATCAAGAAAGGATGCAGAATCCAAGCAATGGTTTTAACATATATAGAggaaggtttagttttaggcacATAGTTATGATACTAATATGTTTATGGGAAAAGCTGGTGAAATCGAAATGAATTCTAAAAGCTAAGATTAACAGgacattttataaagttttcctCTGGGCAATTGTTTATTTGACTTGtactttgatataaaaataataccataTTAGAAAGATGACTCTGTGCTGCTAGTAATAGTGTATCTGTGTATCTTCTAATAATTCATCATAAGGTACATGTTTTGATGTATTAAATGAGTGTTAAAATTTAAGAAGAGTAACTGTAACTGGTGTATGTTTGCTTCAAAGTGATTTGTGTTTGAGTATAATTTAATGTTGTAATAAGATTCCAAGTAATCATTATGTGGAATTGTGAAACAACTGTAGGTACTTGTGATGGGAGGATTCTGTCTAAATTCTGTGCTTACTATTTCCTAGATTTACATGAATTACACTTCTTAGGATCACATGGGGATactattgatttaattttattaacattgatttcattttaaacattttctcttgAAGGGGAGAAGAAACATTTCTAGGAGTTTATTGACATTCTTGGAGGTTTGATTGAAGGCAGAATCCATTTGTTAGGCAGCCCATTTATATCATTAAATAGAAGACAAGTGCCCAGTGTTCTTAGGTTACTTAATGAAGACCACCTCTTCTATAAGGCCTACTCATCTAGGTTTGCATCAGTTCTCTGATTTCCTTTGTTCAccccacacatacatacacacctcATCAATACATTTTATCTTCTGCCCCATTCCCATGCTCTTCTAGGCAATAATCTGATCAACTCATTCATACTATGGTGCTAATGACTAATGTTAGCTTAAT
Coding sequences:
- the Gpr174 gene encoding probable G-protein coupled receptor 174 isoform X2 translates to MLANDTCNRTNGDNTDFRYFIYAVTYTVILVPGLIGNILALWVFYGYMKETKRAVIFMINLAIADLLQVLSLPLRIFYYLNHDWPFGPGLCMFCFYLKYVNMYASIYFLVCISVRRFWFLMYPFRFNDCKQKYDLYISIAGWLIICLACLLFPLLRTSDDTPGNRTKCFVDLPTRNVNLAQSVAMMTVGELVGFITPLLIVLYCSWKTALSLQDKYPVAQDLGEKKKALKMILTCAGVFLICFAPYHFSFPLDFLVKSNEIKSCLARRVILIFHSVALCLASLNSCLDPVIYYFTTNEFRRRLSRQDLHDSIQLHTKSFARCYL
- the Gpr174 gene encoding probable G-protein coupled receptor 174 isoform X1; its protein translation is MLANDTCNRTNGDNTDFRYFIYAVTYTVILVPGLIGNILALWVFYGYMKETKRAVIFMINLAIADLLQVLSLPLRIFYYLNHDWPFGPGLCMFCFYLKYVNMYASIYFLVCISVRRFWFLMYPFRFNDCKQKYDLYISIAGWLIICLACLLFPLLRTSDDTPGNRTKCFVDLPTRNVNLAQSVAMMTVGELVGFITPLLIVLYCSWKTALSLQDKYPVAQDLGEKKKALKMILTCAGVFLICFAPYHFSFPLDFLVKSNEIKSCLARRVILIFHSVALCLASLNSCLDPVIYYFTTNEFRRRLSRQDLHDSIQLHTKSFVSNHTNSTIATELC
- the Gpr174 gene encoding probable G-protein coupled receptor 174 isoform X3 is translated as MLANDTCNRTNGDNTDFRYFIYAVTYTVILVPGLIGNILALWVFYGYMKETKRAVIFMINLAIADLLQVLSLPLRIFYYLNHDWPFGPGLCMFCFYLKYVNMYASIYFLVCISVRRFWFLMYPFRFNDCKQKYDLYISIAGWLIICLACLLFPLLRTSDDTPGNRTKCFVDLPTRNVNLAQSVAMMTVGELVGFITPLLIVLYCSWKTALSLQDKYPVAQDLGEKKKALKMILTCAGVFLICFAPYHFSFPLDFLVKSNEIKSCLARRVILIFHSVALCLASLNSCLDPVIYYFTTNEFRRRLSRQDLHDSIQLHTKSFV